The Engraulis encrasicolus isolate BLACKSEA-1 unplaced genomic scaffold, IST_EnEncr_1.0 scaffold_82_np1212, whole genome shotgun sequence DNA window ATATTGTGAGGGTGGAGCCAGGTCCTTGTTGATTTCCTGGACGAGAatttcatgcacacagacacggccAACTCAGCACACACATCCAGTCAAGTGGGGTGcaaaagaggacacacacaaatacacacacacacacacacacacacacagacacacacaaatacacacacacagctgcctttTTAAATCCACATTCATCATTAGTCGCCTGgcccaaccagacacacacacgaactcgtgcatgcatgcacgcacacacacacacacacacacacacacacacacacacacacacacacacacacacacacacacacacacacacacacacacacacacacacacacacacacacacacacacactaggtccaGTCCTCAAACTCTTCTAAtttaagacatacagtacaaacacacgcacacacacacacacggcccaggTGTTCTCCGTTAGCTCCAGTGTTCCAGAACCGGTAGGAATGGCAGGTCAGTGTTCCCCAGGTAGGTCCGGCCCGCGTGCTGGAAGACGTCGCTGACAGCCCAGGTCAGACTCCCGTTGGGGTCGTGAAGGCTGTCCAGAACCGAGCCGTCCGCACCCAGCTCCAGAACCAGGCCGTACCGGGGCAGCAGGGAGTTATACCAGCTCAGAGGAACCAgctaagggagagagaaggagggggggtgggggagagaaggtggaggagggggag harbors:
- the LOC134444895 gene encoding adipocyte plasma membrane-associated protein-like, whose product is MLGPYPAVKRFMTKLVPLSWYNSLLPRYGLVLELGADGSVLDSLHDPNGSLTWAVSDVFQHAGRTYLGNTDLPFLPVLEHWS